Within the Eucalyptus grandis isolate ANBG69807.140 chromosome 1, ASM1654582v1, whole genome shotgun sequence genome, the region TATGTAGAGTTTCTATGGAGTTGTCGATTGAAGGGAAACATTTAACTTGTAATTTTAAGCTTGAGAAGTAATATCTCTTGTCACTTGTGTGCCTCtttctggttttcttttttatatgcaTTTAACTGTGTCGGTTGTCAATTGCTTCTGCTGTTGCAAGTTCATCAAATCTACTTCTCAGATTGCCATTATCGATTGAttttttatctcaaataatACTCACAAAAGAGTTTTCCATGATCTTTGGTGCTCTTCGTTTTTTTCAGTAAGTGCATAGAAAGAGGTgcttgttattttaattttaatttcacatTGAATTGAGATAGTCTAAGTATGAATTAAACTTGTTTCTTATAAATTAGCTTGATGATACTGTTTGAAACAGAACCAAACCGACAATAAACGAAGGTATTGGTTGGAATTGTGTTGTAATTTTATTGGTTTTGGGTTGAGATTCTTGCAAACTGGTATTCACTTTGGGTTAAATATACCTCCCGactgaaccaaaccaaaccatgAACACCCCTAATTTGTTGTTAATGTGTTCATCTATCAGTATCACTGACCCATTGTTCCTGAACTCTAGGAACCCATGCCCATCATACAACTAGCGAGGGAAGCTGAAGCTGTCACAGGAGTTTACTCAGTCGGGATAAATTGAGCTACATCATAGATGGGGCAGAAGCGAGATTTAGTATCTGTAAGTGGAATTTAACTTCATTGGCTATCTGATTTATTACTTTAAAATGAGGGAAGCTGCATTTGCAATCTTTTCTATACTTCAGAATTAGAAAAGCTGCCTTTGCAATAATTTTCGACCTTGGACAACTGGGTTTATGCTCAATCAGAATAAAGCGTGACTTATCCAGAATCTTGCATTAAAAAACGCTCCAGCTATGAAGTTAAACATGTCAGATCAAACCGGTGCACCGATTTATTAGGCGAAGATGCAACCTTTTATTTGGTTGTTAATAAGTGCATTGACGTTTATGACATTTGAATGAGTTGTTTGATAGCACAATGGCTTGTATATGTTGAATTTAATGTTTGGAAAAAGCCAAGACATATGTGTCTGTTTGCGATGCATGCTTTGACTGTTAATAGATGGTTactgaaaatttggatttaatAGGATATGTACCTTAAAATACAGTTTGCAGGGACAAAGTAAAATCGACCAAAATAAATTTGGCATAAGATGAGAAATTTTAATGGCTAGTGTTAGTTGCTTAGCAAAGCCATACATGTTAAAGGTAATGACAATTAACATCACAGATTCACAGCGCCACATGAGAACAGGAATTCTTGTTGGTTTAGTTCTTGGAAATATTTCATTTACCATGCATCTCTCTGGCTTCCTTCCCACTGTTCTTGGAACTTCTGCTGTGCCAGTAGACCTCGCATGATAATTTTAAATTCTCAGCAAGTACTGATATTGCACCTCTATTATTGCGAAATGCAGATTTGAAGGTCAAATTTGTGGGAAGAACATTGAAATTGGAATGCTTGGCCACGACTGGAAATTCAGGTAACAATTTATCATTGAACTTTTCAGAAGTATTTTGAGTGAAATCTTCTAAATTGTCTTGAATCCTATAGTTGAATAAGTTTTTCCACATTAATGGTCATTGACCTTACTGCTCTATTTGAACATATGCCGACACCTCAAGAGGATGAAATGCCCACATAATCTTTTATAGAGTTTCTCAGCCAGGTGCATTGCAGTTCAACATGTGAAGGTGGTTCGAGTAAGATTTTCAGGCGCACACAAGATTTGGAAGCCGAACCAACCACTTGAGTTGGGAACAGGAAGAGGCCAATGGGGGAAACTTAAAGAAAACATATATGGCAATGAGATTTTGCAGTTGGGAAACTTGCTTCTTACTTCTAACCGTAGAAAAGGGCATAATTCATTTGTAATCTAGCAGCGATTCCTTCTCAAAACAAAGCGCTGCCCATGAGCACACATAAGGCAAAAGGGTCCATTGGCTACATTTATCCACCACGGATCGTCAGTTGCTCTCGGAACACTCGTCAAACATTCTTATCCGAAAACTACTTCATTGTAAACATTTGTTAAGATATCGATTGTGAGGTTGCTAGTGCGTGTACTAAAACAACATCGCTAGAGAGAATGAGAAACCAGACAAATTATTTTAAGCACAGTCAGGTACTTGGGCACACCCGAATTCGACATAACATTACGTCAAAAGCACTAATCTCGTGTACGCCACGCGCGAACAACAACACTTTCCCAATCGGCGAACGATCTTGAAGCGCCTTTTGGAGACAGGTAATCAACCACGTAAATCTCAGAAAGTTCTCAACGAATCGATTTTTCAGATATTTTTTAACTAGATCTCAAAGTCCCAAcaccacaacaacaacaacaatctACACACGTGTTAGCAGCATCGACCTTACTGCAGGACAGACGGCGACAGGAACAGCTAAGCAACTTCTCCGGCGAGATCAAGAAACAGAGCATCCACGCTACTAAGCGATACAACAAAACAACCCgaacgaaagaaagaagagaacaCAATGTTGCCGCGGTCGGACCGGCACCGGCACCGGCTTTCATCGCCGGCAGAGGGTGATCCTGGAGCAGCCCCGGTTGTAGGGGTGGACGGGGCCCCTGGCCTTGAAGCAGTTGTGGGTGTAGTAGGACCTCCCCGACCGGGGCGGGCACGGCACCCGGTTTGCCGACAGCGCCCCGTACGAAATGTAGAACTTCACGATGCTGTGCCAGAACAGGGACCGGCGGCCCGCCTCCCCctcgatctcctcctcctccccctcccccaccccctcgccgtcgccgtcgccgaaGAAGCCGTCGTACAGGGACGCCGCGCCCGGCCACTCCATTGTCGGGTCGGACGTCATCATCTTCAGGCCCGCCTCGTCGGCGGCCACCGCTTGGGCTCCCGCGAGGCTGTGGGCGGCGAGGAGggagtggaggaggaggagggaggccaGGAGGGCGAGGCTAAAGACGGAGGAGGAGGCCATGagcgaggtagagagagagagagagagagagagagagagagggagagtgaatGGGTGATGGGAAGTGGGTGCTCGTGTCTGtagcaatttcttcttcttctttcttcgcaATAAAGGACTTCACGATACTGtgcatggacaatttttaaccCTTTGACTAAAAAGTCAACAAAGCTTATTCATAGAAAGAAGTTACTACTTTTTTGTCCCtcgaaaagataagaaaagtcATCATATCGAATCATGCAAAATCCCCGTTGTACGAGTTATGTCCCTCTgcattgatgatttcttttcGTTAATCTAAACCAAACCGGTAAGTTGGGCACTCCAACTTAGCCAACGATAGTTCGATTTTTTCTTGTCAGAACTTATCAGAAATATAGTTGCATGGACCCGATCGATCAGAGAGACGAGTGATTGTCGCCGGATGCGATAGACCCACGTTATCATTACTTTTGAAATTACTTGATCTGAAGGGTAAGGCATATGGTCTTTACACCTCGTTCTAGTTCTTTGAGAATTTTATGGTTACAAAATAGAGACTAAATAGAACAATCAAGATTGATCTACGGGGGCACTTATTCCTAACAAGATTTGAGAAGATTGGAGATGCGGTAACGTCAATCGCATCTTTAGGTATCAGCATAGGTTCAATTCTTTTGTTTATGGGTTTGTTATCCaataaatcaagaaaatgaagaaagaacaaaGTAGGCGATCTCATTCTGAATCATTGAGAGCATAGGAAGCAATATGATTTGGTTTGACTTCACATGACTCCACCCCACCAAACCGcgtaaataataatttcaaggaaaatgacataaattgtTCATAATTTCAGCTCAACATATAACATATAATGTGATcctcgaatttttaatttattcaaaatgatcTATAAATTTTAATGTATAATATTCGATATATGTTCA harbors:
- the LOC104457288 gene encoding protein RALF-like 34; amino-acid sequence: MASSSVFSLALLASLLLLHSLLAAHSLAGAQAVAADEAGLKMMTSDPTMEWPGAASLYDGFFGDGDGEGVGEGEEEEIEGEAGRRSLFWHSIVKFYISYGALSANRVPCPPRSGRSYYTHNCFKARGPVHPYNRGCSRITLCRR